The Clostridium aceticum genomic interval TGGTGCTAAACCGCAGGCTCCTATACACCTTGTAGCTATAAGGGTAAACTTTCCATCAGAAGAATTCTGTCCAGGTTTTACATCAGTAAGTTCAGTAATTTTATCAATAATTTCCTGTGCTCCCTTAACATAACAGGCAGTTCCTAAGCAAACCCCTATCACAAAATCCCCTTTTGGTTCAAGAGAAAACTGTGAGTAAAAGGTAAGCACGCCATAAATTTCACTTAGTGGTATATTCATTTCCTTTGATATTTTTTTCTGTACTTCTAAGGGTACACATCCAAAGATTTTTTGCCCCTCCTGCAACACTGGCATCAAAGCACCTTTTTTTCCTTTGTTTAAGTCAATCACTGTCTGTAAATTTCGAAAATTTTCTTCAGTCAAAATCTCCTTTGCCATAATGTCCCTCCTTTTTTTAAAACAACCCCTCGGTATATAAATTATAGTATAGATTAATAAGTATTGTAAATTGTAAAATTTATTGTTCGATATTTTATTTTAATGAGTTATTTTTATTAATGGATAATCAATATTATTTAATGTTAAATATTGTAATATTTCTGTTTATTATAACACATATTTCATGAATATGTTAAGTTTTTAACTATTTTTTTGTGTATTTTTTGTGTATTTTTTAGTATTTTTGAAATTTTTTTTGTTTTTATAGAAGCTTGAAATAAAAAAAATCTCTGAAAAATGGCTATTTTTCAAAGATTTTTCTGATTTAATATAAATTTATTTGAAAGCATTAGTTAGTTAAAATATATTTTATTAAATATTTATTGTTAATTAATAAATATTGTTATTGAATAAATGTTAGTGATTCCGTCTTTCATCACGCTAAATATTAACCTTAGTTTAGTTTTTGGTGATCGCCTTAAAAGGACATACTAACACACAGGCACCACACTTGGTACAATTCTCCGCATGAATGACATACGCTTCTTTAGCCTTGATACCGCTTATACAGCCTACAGGACATTTTTTAGCACAAATTCCACATTTTTTGCAAAGATTTTCTAGAACACTATACTTCAATAGTTCCTCACATACCCCTGCAGGACATTGCTTTTCCTTCACATGAGCTTCATATTCACTTCTAAAATATTTTAATGTTGATAACACAGGATTTGGAGCTGTTTGACCCAATCCACAAAGGGATGCATCTTTGACAGTCTTTGCTAAAGTTTCAAGTTTTTCTACGTCCTTCATAGTGCCTTTACCTTGAGAAATTTTTTCCAACAAATCCAACATACGCTTTGTCCCTTCGCGACATGGTGTACATTTACCACAGGATTCCTCCACAGTAAATTCTAAGAAGAATCTAGCTATATCTACCATACAGTTATCTTCGTCCATAACAACCATCCCACCAGAACCCATCATCGAACCAAGCTTAAGTAAATTATCGTAATCAATAGGTGTATCAATATGTTCTGCCGGTATGCAGCCTCCAGAAGGTCCCCCAGTCTGTACTGCCTTAAATGCCTTACCATTAGATATACCACCGCCTATTTCATAAATAACTTCCCTTAATGTGGTACCCATAGTAATTTCCAGTAACCCAGTATTATTGATTTTACCCCCTAAAGCAAATACTTTTGTTCCTTTAGACTCTTTAGTACCTATACTACAAAACCATTCCGCTCCCTTTAAGATAATCTGAGGTATATTGGCATAGGCCTCCACATTATTTATTAAGGTTGGTTGGTCCCATATTCCCTTATGGGATGGAAATGGCGGCCGAGGTCTCGGCATCCCTCTTTTTCCTTCAATAGAATGAATCAATGCTGTTTCTTCTCCGCAGACAAAGGCACCTGCTCCTAGGCGTACTTGTAAATCAAAACTAAAATCTGTGCCAAAAATATTTTCTCCCAGCAAACCCATTTCTTTTGCCTGATCAATAGCAATCCGAAGACGTTTTACCGCTATGGGGTATTCAGCACGAATGTATACATAACCTTCCTTGGCCCCTACTGCATAGGCAGCTATCGCCATAGCTTCTATGATCACATGTGGGTCTCCCTCCAGTAGGGAACGATCCATAAAGGCCCCTGGATCTCCTTCGTCTGCATTGCAAACTACATACTTTTCTTCTGCCTCTTCCTTAGCTGTTAATTCCCATTTTAATCCTGTAGGAAAGCCCCCACCTCCGCGGCCTCTTAACTCAGATTTTTTCACCACATCAATGACTTCTTCTGGCGTCATTTCCGTTAGTACCTTTGCTAAAGCTTGATACCCATCAAAGGCAATGTATTCTTCTATCAGCTCTGGATTAATCAAGCCACAGTTTTTTAGAACAATTCTTTTTTGCTTTTTATAGAAGCTTATTTCATCAATAGACTTTATCGTATCTCCTTCTATTGATTCTTTGTACAATAACTCCTTAACAACTCTGCCTTTTAATAAATGTTCTTCTGTAATTCTCTCAATATCCCTCAACTTTACTTGACTATAAAAAGCTCTTTCTGGATAGACAATAACAATCGGTCCAGCTTCACAAAGACCAAAACATCCAGTCTTTATAACCTTTACTTCTTTTTCAAGGCCATATTCTTGTAATTGGTCTTCTAGCTTTTCCATAATCTTCAGTGAATCTGATGATGTACATCCTGTTCCTGCGCATACCAGCACATGTGATCTACAAAAATCCATTGTTTATCCCCCTACCTATTCTTAGGTTTTGCTTCAGTGGCTATTTTGTGTAGGCACCTATTGTATAATCATGAACAACATTGCCATTCACAATATGTTCTGTTATAATCATTCTCGCCTTTTCTGCCGTCATGGCCACATAGGTCACCTTTTCTTCCCCTTCTGTATAAATCTCTACAATTGGCTCCAGTCTACAAGCTCCTATGCACCCTGTTTGTATTATGATTACATCTTGAAGGTTCCTTTTACCTACTTCTTCAACCAATGCTATCATTACCGGCGTAGCCCCAGCAGCTATCCCACAGGTAGCCATACCTACTACAATTCTAGTACCTTTTCTATCACTTCTAAGTTTAACTTTCTCCAAGGTTTCCTGTCGAATTTTTTCCAAATCCGAAATCGTTGTCATAATATCATACCCCCTTCTTTAAATAGACCCCAATAAAAACAATGCCTGTTTCTACCTATTTATGAAAAGTGCAAGTGATGTTTAAAAAGTATTATGATAAACAATTATTATTTAGTATCGCTTATTAACTATTAAGTAGTACTAAAGAACTTTGTTTATATTATAACATATGCCTTAAGAAAAGTATTTGATTCTTATCCACCTTTTTTATTTTTATGATTCCTTACAATGTACTATTTTAGCGGTTTTAAAAACCTTTAGACAGCATTAAAACTTCCTAAAGGTTTTTAAAATCATTAACAAAAGATGTAGTATATGCACTTTTCATAAACACATAATATTATTTAGTAGAGATTATCGTTATTATTTTGTGTCGCTCAGATGATCTAATAATCTCTCACTAAAAGCTTTGGCTGAGTTATAACCCATGATTTTTAACCGATGATTTCTTGCCGCCACTTCTATAATTACAGCAATATTTCTAGCAGGCTTCACTGGTATTACCATTTCCTCTACCTTTATCCCCAATATTTCTCTAAAATTTTCGTCTAATCCTAGTCGGTCATAGCTTTTATCAGCATCCCACTCTTCTAAATTCACCACCAAATTAATATCTGTTCTAAGTTTAATAGCACCTACACCAAATAAACTTTTAACATCCATGATCCCTATTCCCCGCACCTCCATCATATGTCTAACGATCTCTGGTGCACAGCCCACTAGGTGATCTTGTCCTATTTTCTTGACCTCCACAGCATCATCCGCTACAAAAAGATGTCCTCTTTTGATAAGTTCTACAGCAGTTTCACTTTTTCCTATGCCGCTCTTACCAGTAATAAGTATACCTACACCATATATATCCATTAATACCCCGTGCAACGTAATTATATCAGCCAGATTCTCTTCCAAATAGATGACTAGTTTGCTAATTAATCTCGTTGTATTTAAACTACTTCTTAATATTGTTCTTTGATATTTCTCTGCAGCCTCCATTAGTTCTTTTGGGGCTTCTAAATCTCTACTGAGTATGATACAAGGAATATCATGAGACAATATTTTGTCAAACCTTTCTTTTCTCGTCTTTTCATCTAATGTATTTAAAAATCTATGTTCCACTTTTCCTATAATTTGAATTCTTTCATAAGCAAAATGATCAAAATAGCCTGCCAATTGAATTCCAGGTCTATTTAAGTCACTGGTAGTTATTTTAGTATCTTCTTGCCTTGAAGAATTCAACTCCGTTAACCTAAAATCCTCTATTAATTTTTTCACTGTAATATGTTTCACATAATTCCTCCTCTGTAGTAGAAATTTTTAGTTGGTCCTTCTAAAAAAGTTATAGATATTTTCTGCCGCAGTCTTGTTTATACCCTCCGCCTCCATTAGCTCCTCCAGCGTTGCTTCTTTGATTTTATTCATATCTTTAAAGTGCCTCAACAGATTTTTTCTTCTCATTTCCCCTATTCCAGGGATTTCTTGCAAAATAGAATACAAACTGGTTTCTTTCCGAAGACTTTTGTGATACGTAATGGCAAATCGATGGGCTTCTTCCTGTACCTTAGCTATAAAACGAAATAAACTTGAGGTTTTATCAATAATTAACTCCTTTTCTTTATAAATTAATCCTCTAGTTCTATGCCTATGATCCTTAATCATACCACATACAGGTATAGTAAGTCCCAAGGTCCTTAAGGATTTTTCAACACTATGAACCTGTCCTAACCCCCCATCTACCATAATTAGATCAGGAAATACAGCGAACTTTCCTTCTTTCAAGGTAGCTACTCCCTCGATTATATTTTTTGTTTCTTCTAGGCCCCTCTTAAATCGTCTCAAAATGATTTCCTCTATACTGGCATAATCATTTGCACCTTTTACAGTTGCTATTTTAAATCTTCTATATTCTTTGTTTTTGGGTTTGCCATCCTCAAAAACCACCATAGAGCCTACAGATTCCACCCCTTGAATATTGGAGATATCGAAGGCCTCAATACGATAAGGCAGTATTTCTAGGTCCATCAGCTGCTGTAATTGTTGTAAGAGCTTTTCTTTTTCTTCCCTCTTTCTATCATTTACTTCTTTTGTTTGCGTCATCATTAAAAGGGCATTCTTTTTTACCATTTCCACCAATTTTCTTTTTTCACCTTTTTTAGGGGATTTAATAGCAACTTTGCTGCCCCGTTTTGTACTGAGCCAGTCCTCCATTAATTGCTGATCTTCTAGTTCTTCCTCCAAAAGTATTTCTTGGGGAATGAAGGCCATATTATTATAAAACTGTTTGACAAAGGAGGACAAAATTTCTCCAATCCCCTCTTCTTCACTGGTGGATAAAGTATAGTGCTGGCGTTGTACAACTTTTCCTTTTCGAATAAAGAAGATTTGTACATAGCTTTCTTCTTCACTCTTAGCCACCGCTATAATATCTTGATCAAGTTCATTGGTGGAGACTATTTTTTGTTTTTCTATGATACTAGATAATGCCACCACCTGATCCCTATATTTGGCTGCTGCTTCGTAGTTCATTTTTTCAGCAGCCTCCCGCATTTTTCCTTGAATCTTCTTGATCAGTTCATCCTCTCTGCCACTTAAAAACAAGATAATCTCTTGGATGAATTGCCTATAATATTCTTCTTCTATCTTCCCAGTACATGGTCCTAAACATTTTTTTATATGAAGGTTTAAGCAGGGCCTTTCTTTATTTTCAATAGACTTTGCTATATTTCTTTTACAGGTTCTTATAGGAAAAAGTTGATGAATCACATCTAGTGTTTCGTTTAAAGCTGTTACATTTGTGTAGGGGCCAAAATATTTTGCTCCATCCTTTAAAAAACGTCTTGTCTTCATCACCCTAGGATAGGTTTCCTTCATAGTGATTTTAATATAGGGGTAAGTTTTATCATCTCTAAGTAATATATTATACTTCGGTCTATTTTCTTTTATTAGATTACACTCTAAGATCAAGGCTTCTAACTCTGTATCGGTAATAATATACTCAAAAGAATGTATATTTGCTACCATTGCCCTAACTTTCGGCGGCTGGTTTTTTAAAGATTGAAAATATTGTCTCACTCTATTTTTTAAAGATACAGCCTTACCCACATAAATAATTTCCTCTTCTTGATTTTTCATTAAGTATACTCCCGGCTTTTCCGGCAGCATTTTTAGTTGTTGGTTTATATCAAACATGCTGTCCCTCCTAGTATAGATTTACCATAGATTGACAATACTCCTAACAAATTATTGTTTGGAGGTGTTCTTGTGAAAAAGAAAGGATTTATCCTGATATTATTAAGTTTATTATTCCTCACTACTTCTTTTAGTATAGCAGATACTGAGTTGCCATGGGTGAAGGGATATTTAAGAAATTTTACGATTGCACTAAATCAGCAAGTAGTCAATTTAGAAAAAAAGCCTATTGTATTTGAAAATCGTCTTTACCTTCCTGCCAAGTATATTGCCGAGGCATTAGATTATAAGGTAACATGGCACCCTGAAGATGAAAAAATTACATTAAACCCTAAAGTTTTAGAGGAAAAACTTCCTCCCTGCAATCCTTTGATAGGAGAATACTTTGTTTATGGAGAAATTCAAGCTATTGACCTAGAGGGTCAGCAGATACAAGTTGAACAACACTTAGATCATCATAGTAGAGAAATCTTTGATTTCCTTAAAGTTCAAGAAGATGCTGCAATCTTTCTTAAAAGAAATTCACACACCATGAGAATTCATCTAGAAGATCTACGGGTAGGAGATGTCGTCAGTTTCATTGTGACAAAAGAAGATACCATAAGAGGTATCATCATAGATGGATAATAACATTATCCATAAAACCCAGCACACTTATCTATGTGATATGTGCTGGGCTTTATTATTTGTACTTACTGATCTTAATTTTTCTGCAAAACTTTTTTCAAAAATGCTCCAGTATAAGAGTCTTTTACTTCGACAATTTTTTCTGGAGTACCTTCAGCTACAATGGTACCACCACCATTTCCTCCCTCGGGCCCAAGGTCAATGATATGGTCTGCTGTTTTAATAACATCTAGGTTATGCTCTATAACTAACACAGTATTTCCAGTAGCCACAAGTCTTTGTAAAACACCAATCAGTCGGTGAATATCCGCTATGTGCAGCCCCGTTGTCGGCTCATCTAAAATATAGAGGGTTTTCCCTGTACTTCTTTTGCTTAGCTCGCTGGCCAGTTTGATCCTTTGTGCTTCTCCTCCAGACAGTTGAGTAGAGGGTTGTCCTAGTTTTATATAACCTAGTCCTACATCATATAAGGTCTGTAGCTTATTATGAATCTTAGGTATGCTTTCAAAGAATCCTAGTGCTTCTTCCACATTCATCTCTAAAATATCAGAAATCGTCTTATCCTTATACTTTACCTCTAAGGTTTCTCTATTATAGCGTTTCCCTTTGCAGACTTCACAAGGTACATAAACATCCGGCAGGAAATGCATCTCTATTTTAATAATACCGTCACCACTGCAAGCTTCACAGCGGCCGCCTTTTATATTGAAACTAAACCTACCTTTTTGGTATCCCCGCATTTTTGCATAAGGGGTTTGGGCAAAGACCTCCCGGATATGATCAAAAACCCCTGTATAGGTGGCAGGGTTAGATCTCGGTGTCCTACCAATAGGAGATTGATCAATCTCTATGACTTTGTCTATATGCTCTATCCCTTCGATTGCTTTATGGGCTCCTGGTTTACTTTTTGCACCATTTAACTCCTGGGCTATTTTTTTGTATAATATCTCATTTACTAAGGTACTTTTCCCAGAACCAGATACACCAGTGACACAAGTAAACACCCCTAAAGGAATCTCCACATCAATATCTTGTAAATTGTTCTCCTTGGCTCCTTTAATAGCAATCCATTTTCCGTTAGGTTTTTTTCGCTCCGCAGGGATCTCTATTTTCTTCTTCCCGCTTAAATATTGTCCAGTAATGGAGGCTTCGGATTTCTTAATATCCTCTATTGTACCCTCCGCCACCAAATATCCTCCATGAATTCCTGCTCCTGGACCTATATCGATGATATGGTCAGCCTCCAGCATTGTATCTTCATCATGTTCTACCACAAGAACAGTGTTTCCTATATCTGTGAGATTTCTTAAGGTCTTTAAAAGTTTGTCATTGTCCCTTTGATGCAAACCTATACTGGGTTCATCTAGGATATACAATACTCCTACTAGACTAGAACCTATCTGGGTTGCCAGACGTATTCTTTGAGATTCTCCTCCAGATAAGGTGCCGGCATTTCTAGATAAGGTTAAATACTCTAAACCAACATCCTGTAAAAAGCTTAATCTTTCCTTAATCTCCTTTAAAATCTGTTTTGCGATAAAGGCTTGTCTTTCCTCTAGGGCTATATGGTCAAAGTACTTTTTAGCTTCCTTTACTGACATTTCTGTTACTTCATGGATGTTTTTATCTCCAACCGTAACCGCCAAAATAACTTCCTTTAACCTGGCTCCTTTACATTTATTACAAGGCATTTCCGCCATATATTCTTCGATTTTTTCCCTTGAATAATCAGAATTGGTTTCCCTATAACGCCTTTCAAGGTTGGGGATTACCCCTTCAAAATAAGAAGAGTAGGTTCGAAGACCCCCATACTTAGATTCATATTGAAAGGTAATCTCCTTACCACTTTTTCCATATAAAACATCTTCAACAAAGTCCTCAGGCAGATCCTTTACAGGTACATCTAAACTTACCTGATACTGTTTCGCTAAGTTCTCCAGCATTTTAAAGTAATAGGTATTTTCTCCATTGCCATTGGAACCACTCCAAGGATCAATGGCTCCTTGTCGAAGGGTTAAACTTTTATTGGGAATCACCAAGTCTGGATCTACCACCTTCATATGACCAATACCGTTGCACTCAGGACATGCACCAAAGGGGCTGTTAAAAGAAAACATTCTTGGTGCTAGTTCCTCTATCCCTATACCATGATGAGGACAAGCAAACTTTGTAGAGAATAGATGTTCTTCTCCATCTATAACATCTGCAATTACTAAGCCCTCCGTCAGCTTTAATACAGTTTCTATGGAATCCGCGATTCTTTGTTGAGAATCTTCTCTTATGACAATACGATCCACTACTACATCAATATTGTGCTTCTTATTTTTTTCTAGCTTAATTTCTTCTTCAATATCTCTTATTTCTCCATCAATTCTAACCCGTACGAAACCTTCTTTTTTTACTTCTTCTAATAATTTTTTATGTTCACCCTTCTTTCCTTGAAGAATCGGTGCTAAGATTTGAAGTTTCGTCCCTTCTCCCAATGCCGTAATCTTATCAACAATCTGTTCTACAGTCATTTGACTAATTTCAATGCCACACACAGGGCAATGGGGCACTCCTACCCTTGCAAACAATAATCTTAAATAATCATAAATTTCTGTCACTGTTCCTACCGTAGAACGGGGATTCCTGCTGGTGGTTTTTTGATCAATAGAAATGGCAGGAGAAAGCCCTTCAATATATTCAACATCGGGCTTTTCCATTTGTCCTAAGAACTGTCTTGCATAAGCTGATAAGCTTTCAATATAGCGTCTCTGTCCCTCTGCATAGATAGTATCGAAGGCCAAGGAGGACTTTCCTGATCCAGATAAACCTGTTATGACTACAAACTTATCTCTAGGGATTTCTATATCAATGTTTTTTAAATTATGTTCCTTAGCTCCTCTTACAATAATTTTATCCTTTGCCACATTTACACCTCTTTTTTATCATTGTTGTTTCTTTAAAACTTCTATCTCATCCCTCAGTTGAGCTGCCTTTTCAAATTCTAAGACCTCCGCAGCCTTGAGCATTTCACTCTCTAGAGATTTTATCATCTTTTCTAATTCACCCTTAGTATATTTTTTCTTGTTCTGTACTGTGTATTGGCCATCCTCTTCCGCCACCTTCGTAGCCTCTATAACGTCATAGATCTTTTTCTCTATAGACTTAGGTGTAATATGATGTACCCTATTGTATTCTGATTGAATTTCTCTTCTTCTGTCTGTTTCTTCCATAGCTTTTTTCATAGAATTGGTTATCTTATCACCATACATAATTACTTTTCCTTCAACGTTTCTTGCAGCCCTACCAATAGTCTGGATCATGGAGGTTTCTGATCTTAAAAAACCTTCTTTATCTGCATCTAAGATGGCTACTAAGCTAACCTCAGGTAAGTCCAAGCCTTCCCTTAAAAGATTGATACCCACCAATACGTCAAAAACCCCCATCCTTAAATCCCGTATAATTTCCATTCTCTCCATCGTCTTTATATCTGAGTGAAGGTATCTTACCTTGATGTCTATTTCTTTTAGATAGTTGGTTAAGTCCTCCGCCATCTTCTTCGTTAAAGTAGTGATCAGAGTTCGCCTACCTTTTTCTATTTGTTGATTTACTTCCCCCACCAAATCATCAATTTGTCCTTTGACAGGTCTCACCTCTACAGTTGGGTCCAACAGTCCCGTAGGACGAATAATTTGCTCCACCACCTGCTGACTTTTTTCTAATTCATAAGGACCTGGCGTAGCACTGACATATAGGATTTGATTTACTAATCCCTCGAATTCAGGGAAATTCAAAGGTCTATTATCATAGGCTGATGGCAGACGAAAGCCAAAGTTTACTAAAGACTCTTTTCTAGAACGGTCCCCTCCATACATACCCCTAATCTGAGGAATGGTAACATGGGATTCATCGGTAATGATTAAAAAATCTTCCGGAAAATAATCTAATAATGTATAGGGTCTGCTGCCTGCTGCTCTTCCGGTTAAATGCCTTGAATAGTTTTCTATTCCTTGACAAAATCCTACTTCCCTTAGCATTTCTATATCATACATGGTTCTTTGCTGAATTCTTTGAGCTTCTATCAACTTGTCCTGCTCTTTAAAATACTTTACTTGTTCTTCTAGCTCTTTTTCTATTTTTTGAATCGCCCCTTCTACCTTATCAATACTGGTAGCATAATGAGAAGCAGGAAAAATAGAAATATGACTTCTTCTTCCTATAATCTCTCCTGTCAGAGCATTCAACTCTGTGATCCGGTCAATTTCATCTCCAAAAAACTCTATTCTTACAGCATTTTCTGAAGAAGATGCAGGAAAAATCTCCACAACATCTCCTCTCACTCTAAAGGTTCCCCTTACAAAGTTGATATCATTTCTCTCGTATTGTATATCTACCAGCTGTCTTAATACTTGATCTCGGTCTTTATTCATTCCAGTCCTTAAAGAAACCACCAGACTTTTATATTCTTCCGGGTCTCCCAAACCATAGATACAGGAAACACTGGCAACGATAATAACATCTCTTCTCTCAAAAAGAGCTGAAGTAGCAGAGTGCCGCAATTTATCTATTTCATCGTTAATAGATGCATCCTTTTCTATATAAGTATCACTATGGGCCACATAAGCCTCTGGTTGATAGTAATCGTAGTAACTAACAAAATATTCTACCGCATTATTAGGAAAAAACGCTTTAAACTCACTGCATAATTGAGCAGCCAAAGTTTTGTTGTGGGCTATTACTAGCGTGGGCTTTTGAACCTTTTGGATAATATTTGCCATCGTAAAAGTCTTTCCTGAGCCTGTAACTCCCAACAAAGTCTGGTGTTTTAACCCCTTTATAATTCCTTTGCTCAAATCTTCAATCGCTTTTGGTTGATCTCCCGTAGGTTTATACTGGGAGCTGATTTCAAACTTCTCCATAGCTAAAACCCTCTCACTTCTATATATTTATCATTAGCGTTAACTTAAACCATAATTTGTCATCCTAAGTGGAGTAAAGCGTAGTCGAAGGATCTTAGAATTAGCAAAATGACGGTTCAAGTGATTTTTAGAAATAATTGTATTAAATTAACACCTATGATATATTTATGTCTTATAAGTTTTCGTTTTATAGGGAAAAAGCCATAGTCTCCCTATCTTTACAGACCCACATCTATATAAGGGTATCACAACAAAATCATCCTGTTAAGTAGTAAAATTCCCCTTTCAGAACAGTCGTTCGATAACCTTATTATATTCCTCTATGATTTTTCTGTCAATGGCTTGTCTTTATATCTTGATATCTTGATTCCTTAAATAAGTGCAATAGAAAAGCCCCTATTTTCAGAGACTTTTCTTACAAACTTAATTTTACATTTTTTCTTTTACAATTTCCATGGCTTTTTCTAACTGTATATCTTGATCCCTCTCTATAGTCACTTCATTTCTTAATTCCTCTGGCAATTCTACTACTATATCTGGTTCGATACCTGTACCATGAATATTGGTTCCATTAGGAGTAAAATATTGAGAAACTGTATATTTAAACCCTGTTCCATCATTTAGTGGTTTTACTTGCTGCACTAAGCCCTTGCCAAAGGTGGTAGTACCAAGAATTACACCTCTATTTCCATCCTTGACGGCGCCTGCTAATATTTCAGATGCACTGGCACTTCCCTTATTTACTAACACTACTAGTGGAAGATCTACTTGCTTTTTATCAGACTTTTCTATTTCTCTTTTGCCATGACGATCTTCTGTATAAACAATTACTTGTTCTCCCAATATCATATCAGAAATTTCTAAGCACTGGCTCAACAAACCTCCAGGGTTGTTTCGTAAATCAATAATTAATCCTTGAACATTTTGTTTTTCTAATTCACCGATATGTTCTCTAAAGTCATTAGCTGTTTGTTCATCAAACATCGATATTCGCACATAACCTATATTGCCCTCCAGCACCTCTGATCTAACAGTTCTTAAACGAATTTCCTCTCTTTCTAGTGTTACTTCAAAGGGCTCATTTCTCCCTTCACGCCATAGGGTTAAGATCACATTTGTACCAGGTTCTCCCTTCATCATGTCAGCAGCTAAATCCAACTGCTCTCCTGATACAGTTTTTCCATCTACAGTAATAATTCTATCACCGGTAGCAATTCCAGCTCTTTCTCCAGGAGTATCCTCTATAGGCGATACCACCGTTACAAAACCATCTTCTCCTGGTGTTATAATAACACCAATACCACCATAAGTACCTTGGGTTCTCGTCATTAAGTCAGTAAATTCTCTTTCTGTCATATAGGTAGTATAGGGATCCTCCACCCCTTGAAACATGCCTTTGATGGCTGATTCTAATAATTTTTCTTCATCTACTTCTTTATAATAATTTTTTGTTAAAAATTCTTTTAGTGTAAGGAGTTTACCATACTCTCCTCCCAAATCTCTATAATACTCATAAGTATCCCTTGAAATCAGCACCTTCTGTCCCAGCGGCAGAGCAATTAAATTTCCCAGTGTTGCATTAAGTATTGTGGTTACTATAATGAGAATAATGGCTCCTACTAAAGCTTTTCTTTTACTTATCATAGCTATCTCCCCTCTTAACATTCTAGACCTGTCATTTTACTATTTTATTATTTATACTGTTTCATTATACATCAAGTAAAAAAACTTTTAAAGTTGGATAGTCCCTTTATCTATATCACCAGCGTTAACTTAAATTATAATTTGTCATCCTGAGGAAAGCAAAGGGAAGTCGAAGGATGACAGTTGGCGAGGAAATCTTAGAAATAATAGGGTTGAGTGAAGGCCTATGTTAGCTATATATAAGTAAAAGCCAAGGTAATAGATACCTTGACTTTTATTATTGGTCTATTTAGTTTCCTCTTACCCAAGGAATAGGATCTACAACTTTACCATTTTGTCTAACTTCAAAGTGTAGATGTGGACCTGTGGATAATCCTGTACTTCCAACTTCAGCAATTTTTTGTCCTCTTTTCACCTGAGCACCCACCGACACTACAAGTCTATTATTGTG includes:
- a CDS encoding S41 family peptidase; translated protein: MISKRKALVGAIILIIVTTILNATLGNLIALPLGQKVLISRDTYEYYRDLGGEYGKLLTLKEFLTKNYYKEVDEEKLLESAIKGMFQGVEDPYTTYMTEREFTDLMTRTQGTYGGIGVIITPGEDGFVTVVSPIEDTPGERAGIATGDRIITVDGKTVSGEQLDLAADMMKGEPGTNVILTLWREGRNEPFEVTLEREEIRLRTVRSEVLEGNIGYVRISMFDEQTANDFREHIGELEKQNVQGLIIDLRNNPGGLLSQCLEISDMILGEQVIVYTEDRHGKREIEKSDKKQVDLPLVVLVNKGSASASEILAGAVKDGNRGVILGTTTFGKGLVQQVKPLNDGTGFKYTVSQYFTPNGTNIHGTGIEPDIVVELPEELRNEVTIERDQDIQLEKAMEIVKEKM